CTACTCCAAACACACTGAAACTGCAAGCGTTCACAACAAAAACCCCACTCCCAAAGTTCTCCGTGTTATCCTGGATCCACCTGCCGAAGTCCTCTGCTCCGTAAGTTAGGCTAGTGATGATGCACTCCGGAGCTAGTTTCCAATGTTCCGAATTTGAAGCGACGAGGAGGACGATGTTCTCTTTGGGTAGCTCTTCGGGCTCGTAATTCCGTGCATCTACCAACTCTAGATACACGCAATTACCGAAGTGCATTTCCGAGGCTAAAAATTCGTAGAGGCGCTTCGCAAACGCTTCTGAGGTTCCAATTTGGGAGACGAATAGGATCTTCCCACATGTATTGCGTTTCGGTTGTTCTTGATGGAGTGTTATGAGGTTCTCTTTGTGGGGGAAGAGGTGAGACTTGTAGATTAAGAAGATGGATGCGGCAGTGACTGTGGCGGCGGCCACACTGGACAGGATAGCGGATACCCATATATCCGCCGGTAACGAAGACAACCAAAGGGGCATTATTGGCTATAAGCTCAATTTTGTTGCAGCCGTCGAAGAAGGTGGCACTAGCAAGGTTCTTAGAACTGGAGTGGCTATGAAATCGCTCTAGTTATGGTAAAACGGGTTGATAGTTATTAATAGGGGTGGTAAAATGGGTTGATTTTGTTCCATCGATATgctaaatttattaaaaaaatgggtTGAGCTAGAATTTAGAGtccatcaaattaaaaaaaaaattcgttAAATTgacgaaatttttttatttttattaataaaaaatgaattattattataaaattaataattaaaaattttaaattttttttatttttatttttatttttcttttagttattaactttttttattttattttataattttgtatatttgtttaatttggtaataaaaaaataaaattgataaaactAAAACCTTGAGGATTATTTTGTAGTGAAAAAAAGGTTAGAAATGAAATCGATTTTCGACCTCTACGttaaaccaaaatcatacttaaccctacTTGAATTAGATAACTTAATATAAAGAATGAATGGTAATAACGATGTTAGTACCTTTTTAAAAGTTTGTGAGAGAATcccaaataattaaatagatctatgctttattttcacaccattttaaaatataaataatgtaaGGAGTTTAAGGAAGAAAGAACacaaactttctttttttttttaaagttaggaATAAGACTTGAGTTTATTTAATAGTTATTAcattgataataataaatatttttcaaacatcCAATCAAATGTGTTTTTAGATGAcgatgaaaattcaaaaattgagTTGTGTAAACTATCCTTAAAAAGATAGCAAGAGAAATTAAATCTTGTAAGATTAATTAATTTCGAACAAAAAAACACAATACATATAATTACTGATAATCAACATAACTTGAAAACATGCCAtgcattctctttctttcttcatgaATATAAGTAACAATTACAAGTGAtggaaaacaaataaacaaaccaAGCCAAAAGCATTGGCCCTAAAATTCGAAGCAAAGGCTTCTGGAATACACTGAGGAAGAATTATAATATAACTTGGAAACgaagaaaaattttgatctatactttaaaaatcaaaatcatacttaactatACCCTTAATTATatagaaactaataaaaaaatgatacaaaCCCTTATTTTCAAACGGTGAATCCTTGAGTAAGTCGTATGAgctccaaaaaaatcataaatatataaagcaataaaataattatacaaattatTGTTTTCAATTGATAAATTCTAAAGTTTATATCACCAACCTATCATAAACCGTAATAAGACTTTCTTCTtagtatatttaattattattttatattttgatagtaaaaaattaacatcATATACTTATATATTAAGTTAATATACCGTAAACATTAATCTATAAtacttgtaaaaaaaaatataaatattaagtgCATCATGAAAAATGGACTgtgacttaattaaaaaattagctaaataatattaatgaagcaaatgttttatttaaaaaatattgagtgAATAATCTTCACACTAGATTTAGTGATTTagctaaaaaattaattaaattatgttGATAACACAAATAATTTATCTCCAAAATcataataaaagtattattaattaataaaaatcatctataacttttcaaacagaagaattaaaattagaaccgtaaaattatgtaataattattttttagcgatgtttcttaatatattaaatcatatatcctaataaataaaagactaattatttataattatatgctaaattatatagaaaataataaaaaataatacaaaaccTTGTTTGAGGGTTTTCAAATGGTAAACCTCTAAGTTTTCATTACTAAATTAATCACCGTAAACACTAACTAAAGATTCGAGAATAACTAAAAATTGAAGTTGTAACTTAtgagaaatattattgaaaaatattacaGTCAGACACCGTATGTATGAGTTAAAAAGaccataaatatataaaataataaaataaatatacaaatttcTGTTTTCAACTGATGAatcttataatttatatcactaaactaatcactataaacaataataaaatttacttcttagtatatttaaatattaatttatatatattctgataataaaaaattagcattatatacttatatattaaGTTAATATACCGTaaacattaatttatataatatttataaaaaatataaatattaagtgAACCATAAAAATTGGACTCGgtgattttgtaaaaaaattagttaataatagGACTCGgtgattttgtaaaaaaattagttaataatattgatgaaacaaatgatttatttaaaaaatactgaGTGAATAATATTCACACtatgaaaattgaatttagtgatttaattaaaaattagttaaatcatgttaacaacacaaataatttatattaggtaataaatatttttgagcGATGATGCTTCTTAGTATATTAAATCATATAtcctaataaataaaaaggttaattaTTTAGAGTTATATGCTAaattatatagaaaataataaaataaataatacaaaccCTTGTTTTTAAATGATGAACCCCTATGTTCACATAACTAAGCCAACAAatgctaaccaaagattcaggAATAACTAAAAGCTAAATTCGTAATTTGTGAAAAATATTACGCCAGAGGCAGTATGAGCTGAGAAAATCACAAatatatgaaataataaaacaattatACAAATCTTTGTTCTCAACTGGTTGTTAAGCTAACcaccataaaaaataataagacaTAGTTTAgtatatttagttattaattatatattataatagtaaaaaattaacattatatACCTATATATAATGGGAATAgatcctttcaatttttttaaataattgaatgaataaagtgtgatcttttattattaattttataagtaggacaaaaaataaatatgaaagagaaaataataaagaattaaaaatcacactttctaatttcaaatttttttaacaattgagatGATCCATTTCTAAAGTTAATATATCATAAACACTGATCTATATAATGTTTGTCTTAACATGCTCAGCAACTTCTGCCCAGTTTCCCAAGACATACATTTCAATGCCCTAGAATCAACAAATTATTGCAGCAAAGATCATATATAAATAAGAGATGTGTTGCTAGACAAATGGAATTTACtaaactttatattttttaagcgCTAGTCATCATTAATtccaataaataaatttttgaagtcAATACCTCTAGAAGCAGAATTTCATCAACTGCATTTCAGTCAGCACAAATAAGAGCGAAAGATAAATTATCCTGTCAAAgtgaattatattaaaataaatcatcTTCGAAGAATGAACAGTGGTTTAATTAACAGTATGGTAGTACAGTTTCAATTACTTAAAATCTCTCAAATATGTGATGGATATTTTCCAATATGATAACAGAACAGTTTATGAATAAAATTCTGTTTAATTACTGACTTACAAATTTCCAAatgtttattaacaaaataaggttttaaccaagttgggttggtctagtggttagctcactagtccgcttaaatAAGTGTCGGGAGGTTtgaatcccgccttgtgcatgcagcaacccattggccaatggcaaacccttaaatggagttcagtaccgcgacggattagtccttgacctATCGGGTTTGGGGATACCgtggaaaaccaaaaaaaaaaaacctctgAGATGAAAATACTTTCAGCATATCAGTTGACTTCTGGAGACCAAGTTTACAATGCATATACTAAAGACGCGTGTGAAGCATATGCCCAAGTATATGATTTTCATTATCTGATCATATTGCAAGCAAACATTAAATTTAAAGATGTTATTATACTCCTTTTCAGCCATTTAAAAACTGCTCAGAACACTAACTGCTCTGAGAAACCACATTAAATCTTTGGAATCctgtaaataaatatatacctAGAAGTTCAAAAGTCAGTATTGAATaaacaaatacaaaatatacagaagaactgaattcaaataaattcaTGCATCAAAACAACTGAATAGAACGTGAAATTTACCAAGCTCGAAGTAACATACATTTCTAGTTCTGAATACTCCCATCACACTATGCCATGACACTCGAAGATTAAAGAAAGACTATGTGACTCACCAAACAGCAAAACTGAATGCCAGGTTCAACTGCAACGTTGTataaatgaagaaaataaatttaaaataaaaatccgaaaaaatacaatccaaggaaaaacaataatgaataCCTGAAATATAGAGAAGCAAAAATTTTCACCATATTCggattaaaaaaaactaagaatATTTGGATCAGGAAGTTAAAAATACGGTACCACATGCCGAACTTGTTTCAGCAGAAAAGGGACAAAAGGAAGTAtatcaaaattgaaaagaatatttatatagttaaattcattttaaaatctttttttgttgttcttcctCACTGTTGTTCTCATAAATCATAATACCAAATAAAAGGCCTTGTGgaggaaaatcaataaaaaacaaaagaaaataggatatatataataagaagcAAAGCATGAATGGTGGTGCAAGTGATGAGGCAGAGACAGAGTAAGCTGAATTTCTGGAAGAAAGATATGGAAGAGTATATAACACACTAGATTTACAACATAGCCTAATACACTCTCATAAGGATTTGACTCctctaaaatttttcatttactTTAGAGAAAAAAGTAACGTAATTTGAATTctggataaaataaataattttgattatcttaaataaataaataataaataaatacattaaaagagaatcaaaacgttaaaaagagaaaaaatttaactttaaaaaattattcaaaaaataagatTGACaaaacagaaacagaaaataAGACGCTGCAGacccaaaaatataaaaaagatgtgtaataatttattaaaataattttgtttttgaaatgtTAGGGAGTTGATAGGTGATGAAAAATTGAGCATGGTCAAaaacttcaaaaaaaatttatattaaatatgttaGGCTTATTTGAGACTAAGTGGCAGATAGTGACAAAGTTTGATGTAATAAGAATTTGGAAAAGTGATGCTGCAGGATGAGAATATGTTTGAGTTGGAGGGTGCCACAAGTGTTTACTGTTAATTTGGAatgaaataatatttaaaatgaatCACTGTCATAAATAGGGAGCTTTGGTTGTGTGTTGAAAGAGtcttattaaagataattttaaccATACTTTCTTTGGTATATAAGGCTcatataaaagaagaaaaatttgatgTGTTGACGAAATTGaattatattacaaaattatGTCAATGTTTATGGGAGATTTTAACGAAATTATGCAAGTAAAAGGGAGAAAATAAAGATGCTGTCagattatcaaaattttagtaAGCATTGAATTTCCACCGTATTTATGACCAAAGTATGAAcactttctttccttctctctttttcttcttctttttctatttttttttttattttgtaatgatAACGGGAAAGTTGGAATGCCTTGAATGGAGAAACTTGTGCTGGGAAAATTATTAAAGGGACTATGCTTTAATTACAATCTTGCAAACCTAACACTCAATTGTCAACAAAAACAGGTGGAGTAGCAAGTAACTTCCACTTTTGCTTTTTTCTAGAATGAAATTGAATTGTAAATTTGTAATTCAAATCTTAGAAAAGTTAATTATTGAGATAATTTCTTGATTATAAGTGGCCACAATAGTATAGCTAAGGATGTCAGTTTAATTCTGGCTATTTATACAAAGAGTCTAATTTATATCTAGAGATAATATAAAATGATTTTATGCAGACATTTAATAAttacatattattatataagtaaaaataattaatttttaaatatatgatttaaaaaatgtcTAAATACATGAATTTGATTGAATGATTATATAATGTTTTACACTATGAGAACATTTAAATTAAACCCTTACATATACAAAAAAtcactttaaaaataatttataagtatTGTCTCTGATAAAAAAACTTCAAAAAATTCTACAATATCTGgccataataattaattaataccacattttgcttaatttttttccgaaaaaaaaaaaggaattgaTATAAGTAATTGTCATAGTTATAGTCTCGGTGACATTATACCCACCTCACTCTATGTAAGTTTAAGtattattttctttgttgtGAACTTAGATAGCAACACTCAAGTTAAAATccaccaaatttttttactttaatgcATTACAAAAACCCTTGTTTGAAATAGTAGCAATTGAAAATAGAGCGCATTCATCACtatgctttctttcatttttacACGACCTCAACATTCATGATATCTTATCCCAtgagaataaaaatttcaaatgttCCCATGCCCTAATGTGTCTAAACGATGCCACATCAATTCAATCAATGATCATTGCCTACCTTTCCCCCAATACATGGATTCTTCCAACATAGTTCACCACACCCAcatgcacaaaactcaaaaagtaaaacaataagaaaaacaaatcaTTAATTTCCGCACTCTTCATTTAATATAAAGTCCATTTTTGTGTGTGCCATATTATTGCCACCATGGACAACTCCATGCCTATATTATCATGTTTGTTATTCTTGTTTTTGCAATGTGGCTTCTCTTCTTCAAACATGGACATCTTCATCCTTGCCGGACAAAGCAACATGGCTGGTCGTGGCGGCGTCAAAAACGGGAGGTTTTGGGACGGTAATGTCCCACCAGAGTGTCGGTCCAACCCTTCTATCTTGCGACTAAGTGCGAGTTTACAATGGGAAGAGGCCCATGAACCTCTCCATTTAGACATCGACCTTGGCAAGACTTGTGGGGTTGGACCGGGTTTGGTATTCGCAAACGAAGTTCTCAGGATCAAAGGTAAAAAcactttaaaaatatataatatttcttattttattcgaTAAGTGTTTTAGAACAAGCAATACATGtagacaatattttttaaaaaaaagttgtctctttttctatttctaaacaaatatattatttattgtcTCTGTATTTCTGTTTTGAGATAATTAGCTAACAGAATCATAGGATAGAATGCACATTTAATTtctaatatatatgtatatatgttaacAGGTGAGAGTGTTAATGTGGTGATGGGTTTGGTGCCTTGTGCAAAGGGAGGGACTAAGATTGGGGAATGGAGTAAAGGGACAAGTTTGTACAATGAATTGGTGAGAAGGGCAATTGAGTCAGTGAAGGGTAATAGTGGAAGAACAATTAGGGCACTTTTGTGGTATCAAGGTGAGAGTGACACTGTTAGAGAAGAGGATGCTGAAGGTTATAGCCATAACATGGAGAAATTTATTATGGACCTTCGTTCTGATCTTCATCTTCCAAATCTTCTTGTTATCCAGGTTAGCCTATTTCTTTCtactttcttctctctcattatcttatcttattcaataaaataacacagattttttttttgaatatacttaatttttaattttatacaacctttaagatgattttaataatataaattatggtcatatataatataaatacatatttatatatgtatgtttttattttagttgttgTATGTGCCAAACGGTTCTTTGTGTTTGTACTTATTTGGAatggaatttttttaattctttttcaattaattttataaagtatgatttttatattctgtaattttttttacatttttatattctaattaaattttatataatataatgtcacactttataaaattaattgaaataaaaaaattaagaacatCTATTTTCATACTAAAACtcaataaatactaaataaaataattttagattattTCAGTTTATCTTTTATGGGCTCAAACATTATTGATATTCAAATTTGTGGCCGTTCATGTAATTCCAAAAGACTTAGAAATGGCAATTGGCATCCagctcaaattcaataaattggccCACTCATCAACTTGTATGAATTATCatcctttctatttttaaactaaaaacatCAATACAGTTTCcacaacaaaagaacaaaagaagTGTATATTTGAAGGCGCACCATATTTAAATCACTTACTAAATTCAAAGTcgacaaaaatagaaaaagtaaaataGTGTGGGAATGACATCTGTATctaaattactatattattattcttctttaaaaaatttaaaaagttggctcaatttatttaaaattttgcaaTATAATAGTATAGTTTAGTCAAACAAGAAGTTCAAATGTTCCTTTGTTCAATAAATAAtgcttcttttaaaaatttgagtaaTTACCAAATCTGTTTTGAAGTTTTTAAAGCGGATATTTTAATCCAAAAATTTAATATACagattaatttttaagatttaatttcGGTAGAGTAATTATTTAGATTAGTTTTCAAGTATTTTAAAAGCGGACATTTTagtctataaaaaaattaatacacagattGAATACTCAACGCTTTTTTGTCAGATATAACAGTTCTCTATCCATTTTACTCTTACTATATGtcgaattttattattattaacttaaCTTTATGTATGTCGATGATGACACTAGCATATTAATACACTATTTTTGTTAGAAACAAGGAAGGTGAATAATgatactttaaaatttaaattaaaatattttttttattataaacattttttaaaataggacatcttttgattatattagatacaaaaatatcaactaatttcaactttaaattttttataaaataatctctaataattttattgaatattattattattgagtgactaataataatgataattttattttaatttttttagacagACGACTCTTATGTTTAACAGAGAAAAAtgttgggaattgatttgtgtattaatttttttggggaTTAAAATGTCCGCTTTTAAAATCTTTAGGGACTGATATGGGTAATTACTTTGTCGAAAAATAAACTAGGAATTGATTTATCTGTCGGAGTAAAACCTTAGGGAttgatctgtgtattaatttttcttggggACTAAAATATCCACTTATAAAATTCTTAGGACCGATTTGAGTAATTACtctaaaaattttgtattatgtGAGCGTTCTATTAACATTcacttttagatattttaacttaaattaaataaattataattccaTCTGAAACATGATTAAATGCACAAATTGAAAAGCAATGATTATTGCTTGATAGTAAAGCTAAAGAAATATACAGAATACTACATTCGTTTTAAAGTAACGGTCATTTTTCCCTTTTTGATACATAATATCTATTTTGCATACAAGGACATTGATgttttaatgtataaaaaatttaaataataatcattttaaaaaggtgaaatatatataataatgtttGAGAAATGAAATTAATGAATGAAGGAGATGGCATGTAAAAATGTTAATTAATGTATGCAGGTAGCACTTGCATCAGGGGAAGGAAAATACATTGAGAAAGTGAGAAAGGGTCAATTAGGGTTGAAGCTTCCAAATGTGAAGTGTGTTGATGCAAAGGGTTTGCCCCTCAAAACAGATCAACTTCACCTTACTACAGTCTCTCAAGTTCACTTAGGAATGCGTTTGGCTCATGCCTATATTGCTTCCaccactcatcatcatcatcatcatcaatttattaATCACTCACTCACAAGTTATGTAGCTAGTTAATTAAATCAGGAATTTCGGATGAGAgtaaaagtatatattttttatatacaaaacttttgttcatttttttaagTTCTCAATCAAGGGCCTTGACTGgaacctaaaaaaatatttctactgCCCCAGCAACTGCCAATGGCCATAGAAGGATAGCAAGGCCAGCAAAATCTAACAAAATCTGAGACATACATGCTCAGTAACGAACCCCACAGCAGAATCAACAGAAAACATAACTACATAACAATTTAAAGCATGCACAACAGAACCATATATCGGGAAGCAACCATTGAATAAGAAACTACTGATTATTTACAGGCCACAGAACCATCATTTCTTTCTCAGTTATGAAGTATGTTCTTTTTCAGAAAAATGTAAGAAGAACAATACCTCAAAAGATTGTCTAATCAAACAAAAATTGTAATTAAGCACACTATGCAGGGAAGACAAAAAGGGGAGGTTTCAATTAATATgaatcaaacaagaacacatcaaatatattttatataacaaaGTAACAGTTTGTTCCAACAAGAAACTAAACCCAATATCATTTGGGTATGTACATTATTCCAATCAAACGGATTTTTTACaagtaaaaaattacattatccAGTTCCCAGCACATAATATATATTACACCATTAATAGCACCTGAAACAAACAACAGCAAAAGATGAGTCTCAAGTACTATTATACCATTCAAGGAAGTAGCAAGCACAGAAACAATAACATGAGCCCATAAATTGGGCAATTCCTTAAAGAAATAATAGCCTTTACTAGGGATGAACAAAATTATGAATCCACAATGCTCAgcaaaggtaaattctatcaaGCCAATTGTTAAATAAACGCAAAATCAGGAGGAAccctaaaataaacaatatcAAGGAATCAAGAAGAGACCTTTGAAGAGGGATTTTAGTTGTAGTAGAGCTCGAGGCCCATGCCGTCGTGGATCTCGTAATCTTTGAGGGTGATGTGATCCTTGTAGATGGTGTACCACTTCTGGATGCGAATCTTGTCGGCCCTCGTTCCTGTCTGAGCTGCAACCAGCTTCTTCAGGTCTCCGATGGTGTCGTCGTCGTTGCATTTCACGCGGACCTTCTTCCCCAATCGATCGTTCAGAACCACTTCGATCATCTTCTCTTCTTGGTTAATCGTTCCCAGAAACTCGCAGAAATTATAACACTGCTACTGTaattaacaaagaaaaaattataacgTAAACACATAAATCAGAATCAGcatcagaaatataaattataatcaacCTAACTCCAGACATTATAACAAATGCTTCAAAATCAAAGAGCTGACTTACCCGACAGAGAACAGGGGCAGACCAGCGAAGACCGGCGAAGACGCGACGAGGAGAAGATGATGACCACTGCAAGACGTGCGTTCGTGAATGGTGAGAGGAAAGGCTGAGGGTTTGAGGGTGCAGAGTCTGaagcttttgaattttgtcaCTGACGGGTAGGGTTATATATACTAGTGCAGCTGATACggaaataataaaagatatattaaaagATAGGAAGCTTA
This portion of the Arachis duranensis cultivar V14167 chromosome 6, aradu.V14167.gnm2.J7QH, whole genome shotgun sequence genome encodes:
- the LOC107495744 gene encoding probable carbohydrate esterase At4g34215, translating into MDNSMPILSCLLFLFLQCGFSSSNMDIFILAGQSNMAGRGGVKNGRFWDGNVPPECRSNPSILRLSASLQWEEAHEPLHLDIDLGKTCGVGPGLVFANEVLRIKGESVNVVMGLVPCAKGGTKIGEWSKGTSLYNELVRRAIESVKGNSGRTIRALLWYQGESDTVREEDAEGYSHNMEKFIMDLRSDLHLPNLLVIQVALASGEGKYIEKVRKGQLGLKLPNVKCVDAKGLPLKTDQLHLTTVSQVHLGMRLAHAYIASTTHHHHHHQFINHSLTSYVAS
- the LOC107495728 gene encoding ubiquitin-like protein 5 produces the protein MIEVVLNDRLGKKVRVKCNDDDTIGDLKKLVAAQTGTRADKIRIQKWYTIYKDHITLKDYEIHDGMGLELYYN